The following are from one region of the Tachyglossus aculeatus isolate mTacAcu1 chromosome 13, mTacAcu1.pri, whole genome shotgun sequence genome:
- the HIGD1A gene encoding HIG1 domain family member 1A, mitochondrial, giving the protein MSSNADIALSSYQSDEDQGSKLIRKAKESPFVPVGIAGCMAVVAYGLYKLKSRGNTKMSVHLIHMRVAAQGFVVGAMTLGMVYSMYREYWVKPKP; this is encoded by the exons ATGTCGTCCAACGCAGACATCGCCCTTTCTTCCTACCAGTCAGACGAGGACCAGGGCTCCAAACTGATCCGCAAAGCTAAAGAGTCACCCTTTGTACCCGTGG GGATAGCAGGCTGCATGGCGGTGGTGGCATACGGCTTGTACAAGCTGAAGAGCAGAGGGAACACCAAGATGTCCGTCCACCTGATCCACATGCGAGTGGCCGCCCAGGGATTCGTCGTCGGCGCCATGACCCTCG GTATGGTCTACTCCATGTACCGCGAGTACTGGGTGAAACCCAAGCCGTAG